In Streptomyces sp. NBC_00878, a single window of DNA contains:
- a CDS encoding heavy metal transporter codes for MLLALAGYLAVQYLTGSRGEPKCKVVAGNGDGESYEFTAEQAVNAATITAVGTLRGVPERAVTIALATSLQESALLNIAHGDRDSLGLFQQRPSQGWGTEKEILDPTYAADEFYEHLEKVPDYTKLPLTIAAQRVQRSGYPEAYAKHEPDATLLAAALTGRAAGTLTCEGRPSTAPDGPETVRSALVRDFGRDVLRKVGAEATATSPAATSPASASASASASAAVPSVSSTGASSPGGPQTVTLTVPKAPAAQGGALRRGWALAHWAVANASALHVDRVSYAGRAWTAGNTQSEWRDDGSGARNATDEVRIVTGQ; via the coding sequence GTGTTACTCGCCCTCGCGGGCTATCTCGCCGTGCAGTACCTGACCGGGAGCAGGGGCGAACCGAAGTGCAAGGTCGTCGCGGGCAACGGCGACGGAGAGTCGTACGAGTTCACGGCGGAACAGGCGGTGAACGCGGCGACGATCACGGCGGTCGGCACCCTCCGCGGCGTGCCCGAGCGTGCCGTCACGATCGCCCTCGCGACGTCCCTCCAGGAGTCCGCCCTGCTCAACATCGCCCACGGCGACCGGGATTCACTGGGCCTGTTCCAGCAGCGGCCGTCGCAGGGCTGGGGCACCGAGAAGGAGATCCTGGACCCGACGTACGCGGCGGACGAGTTCTACGAGCACCTGGAGAAGGTGCCGGACTACACGAAACTGCCGCTCACCATCGCCGCGCAGCGCGTCCAGCGCAGCGGCTATCCCGAGGCGTACGCGAAGCATGAGCCGGACGCCACGCTCCTCGCCGCGGCCCTGACCGGGCGCGCGGCCGGCACCCTCACCTGCGAGGGACGGCCGAGCACAGCGCCCGACGGCCCGGAGACGGTGCGTTCCGCGCTCGTCCGGGACTTCGGGCGCGACGTGCTCCGGAAGGTGGGCGCGGAAGCCACCGCCACCTCACCGGCTGCCACCTCACCGGCCTCCGCATCGGCATCGGCATCGGCATCGGCGGCCGTACCGTCCGTCTCGTCCACCGGCGCGAGCAGCCCCGGCGGCCCGCAGACCGTGACCTTGACCGTCCCGAAGGCCCCCGCCGCGCAGGGCGGGGCGCTGCGGCGGGGCTGGGCACTGGCGCACTGGGCCGTGGCCAACGCGTCCGCGCTGCACGTCGACCGGGTCTCGTACGCGGGCCGGGCGTGGACGGCGGGCAACACCCAGAGCGAGTGGCGCGACGACGGATCGGGTGCGCGGAACGCCACGGACGAAGTCCGAATCGTCACCGGTCAGTAG
- a CDS encoding ATP-binding protein, with the protein MSLPLTRRIARAALLVAAGAAAGVGAAGSASAAELPATPDLGGLTALDNAGTTVDGATQNATGLAGDAGSKAVKKAVPTAGKTGGKAVKTTTPAAQKTAGDAAGTAGDVLGDAAGATGGGLPTDSVAKGGLPGAEQLPLKGLPLG; encoded by the coding sequence ATGTCCCTCCCCCTGACCCGCCGGATCGCCCGTGCCGCGCTGCTCGTCGCAGCGGGAGCGGCAGCCGGGGTCGGTGCGGCCGGCTCCGCGAGCGCGGCCGAACTGCCGGCCACCCCCGACCTCGGCGGGCTGACCGCGCTGGACAACGCGGGCACCACCGTCGACGGCGCCACGCAGAACGCCACCGGGCTCGCGGGTGACGCGGGCAGCAAGGCCGTCAAGAAGGCCGTGCCGACCGCGGGCAAGACCGGCGGCAAGGCCGTCAAGACCACGACTCCCGCCGCCCAGAAGACCGCCGGGGATGCCGCCGGGACCGCGGGTGACGTGCTCGGTGACGCCGCGGGGGCCACCGGTGGTGGGCTGCCGACCGATTCCGTTGCCAAGGGTGGGCTGCCCGGGGCGGAGCAGCTGCCGCTGAAGGGGCTGCCGCTCGGCTAG
- a CDS encoding bifunctional succinyldiaminopimelate transaminase/glutamate-prephenate aminotransferase, translating to MSAVSDRLPTFPWDKLEPFKATAAAHPGGIVDLSVGTPVDPVPDLVQKALVAAADSPGYPTVWGTPELRDALVGWCERRLGARDLTHRNVLPVVGSKELVAWLPTQLGLGPGDRVAYPRLAYPTYEVGARLARADYVAYEDPTDLDPTGLKLLWLNSPSNPTGRVLALPELTRIVAWAREHGILVFSDECYIELGWEADPVSVLHPEVCGGSYEGIVSVHSLSKRSNLAGYRAAFLAGDSAVLGDLLQIRKHGGMMTSAPTQAATVAALSDDTHVHEQRARYTARRTALRDALLAHGFRIEHSEASLYLWATRDEPCWNTVAHLADLGILVAPGDFYGPAGDTFVRVALTATDERVGAAVARLT from the coding sequence GTGTCCGCAGTCTCCGACCGGCTTCCCACCTTTCCCTGGGACAAGCTGGAGCCCTTCAAGGCGACGGCCGCCGCTCACCCGGGCGGCATCGTCGACCTGTCCGTCGGCACTCCGGTCGATCCGGTGCCCGACCTGGTCCAGAAAGCTCTGGTCGCGGCGGCCGACTCGCCCGGCTATCCCACGGTGTGGGGCACGCCGGAGCTGCGGGACGCCCTGGTGGGCTGGTGCGAGCGACGGCTGGGCGCACGGGACCTCACCCACCGCAACGTCCTGCCGGTGGTCGGCTCCAAGGAACTGGTCGCCTGGCTGCCCACGCAGCTGGGGCTCGGCCCCGGCGACCGGGTCGCCTACCCGCGCCTGGCGTACCCGACGTACGAGGTCGGCGCCCGCCTGGCCCGCGCGGACTACGTGGCATACGAGGACCCGACGGACCTGGACCCCACCGGCCTGAAGCTGCTGTGGCTCAACTCCCCGTCGAACCCGACCGGCCGAGTGCTCGCCCTCCCGGAACTGACCCGGATCGTGGCCTGGGCGCGCGAGCACGGCATCCTCGTGTTCTCCGATGAGTGCTACATCGAGCTGGGCTGGGAGGCCGACCCGGTCTCGGTCCTGCACCCCGAGGTGTGCGGCGGCTCGTACGAGGGGATCGTGTCGGTCCACTCGCTCTCCAAGCGGTCGAACCTGGCGGGCTACCGCGCGGCGTTCCTGGCCGGTGACTCCGCGGTCCTCGGTGACCTGCTCCAGATCCGTAAGCACGGCGGCATGATGACCTCCGCGCCCACCCAGGCCGCGACGGTCGCCGCCCTCTCCGACGACACCCACGTCCACGAACAGCGCGCCCGCTACACGGCCCGCCGCACCGCCCTCCGCGACGCCCTCCTGGCCCACGGCTTCCGCATCGAACACAGCGAGGCCAGCCTCTACCTCTGGGCCACGAGGGACGAGCCCTGCTGGAACACGGTGGCCCACCTGGCGGACCTCGGCATCCTGGTGGCCCCGGGCGACTTCTACGGCCCGGCAGGCGACACCTTCGTACGCGTGGCACTCACGGCAACGGACGAACGGGTAGGGGCGGCGGTAGCCCGCCTGACTTGA
- the fdxA gene encoding ferredoxin, with product MTYVIAQPCVDVKDKACIEECPVDCIYEGSRSLYIHPDECVDCGACEPVCPVEAIFYEDDTPEEWKDYYKANVEFFDELGSPGGASKLGLIERDHPFVAALPPQNQ from the coding sequence GTGACCTACGTCATCGCGCAGCCTTGTGTCGACGTCAAGGACAAGGCGTGCATCGAGGAGTGCCCGGTCGACTGCATCTACGAGGGCTCCCGGTCCTTGTACATCCACCCGGACGAATGCGTCGACTGTGGAGCCTGTGAGCCGGTCTGCCCGGTCGAGGCGATCTTCTACGAAGACGACACTCCCGAGGAGTGGAAGGACTACTACAAGGCGAACGTCGAGTTCTTCGACGAGCTCGGCTCGCCCGGCGGTGCCAGCAAACTGGGACTCATCGAGCGCGACCACCCCTTCGTCGCAGCGCTGCCGCCGCAGAACCAGTAA
- a CDS encoding GNAT family N-acetyltransferase, with translation MEFSAHFRLKVRVTRADVGKRVSVRRLHEDAPEGEKFTDTVGVLTSWDDGVLLITRRSGESVRIPESALVAGKVVPSAPARRRGPAASYEELARVSARAWQPVERERLGEWELRAAAGFTRRANSVLPLGDPGVPLDEALSLVREWYAARGLPAYVQTATGAAGTQEPLCAELEARGWVREVSAEMWIGALAPIGDLPDPDPDRAVVLAREADEAWLGRYQRKGVSGVALEVLGSGPSVWFATVPGAEPGIPAAIGRCVVDGRWAGFAAVEVDPSLRRQGLATTVMAALARQALSEGASAAWLQVEADNAGARALYAGMGFAAHHAYHHYRGPAAPRGGTPMTPAGADEHIGQGPGGEIRGEVRGGATQRYRSA, from the coding sequence GTGGAATTCTCCGCACACTTCCGGCTCAAGGTCCGCGTTACCCGCGCTGACGTGGGAAAACGTGTCTCGGTTCGACGGTTGCACGAAGACGCTCCTGAGGGTGAGAAGTTCACCGACACGGTTGGCGTTCTCACATCATGGGATGACGGTGTGCTCCTGATCACACGCCGGTCCGGGGAGAGTGTCCGGATTCCGGAGTCGGCGCTGGTGGCGGGCAAGGTCGTGCCCTCCGCGCCCGCCCGCCGCCGGGGTCCGGCGGCCTCGTACGAGGAACTGGCGCGGGTCTCCGCACGGGCCTGGCAGCCGGTCGAGCGGGAGCGGCTCGGTGAGTGGGAGCTGCGGGCCGCCGCGGGGTTCACCCGGCGCGCCAACTCGGTGCTGCCGCTCGGCGACCCGGGCGTCCCGCTGGACGAGGCCCTGTCGCTCGTACGGGAGTGGTACGCGGCCCGGGGGCTGCCCGCGTACGTGCAGACCGCGACCGGGGCCGCGGGCACGCAGGAGCCGCTGTGCGCGGAGCTGGAGGCGCGGGGGTGGGTGCGTGAGGTGAGCGCGGAGATGTGGATCGGCGCGCTGGCGCCGATCGGTGATCTCCCGGACCCCGACCCGGACCGGGCCGTCGTGCTGGCGCGCGAGGCGGACGAGGCGTGGCTGGGCCGCTACCAGCGCAAGGGCGTGAGCGGGGTGGCCCTGGAGGTGCTGGGCAGCGGGCCCTCGGTGTGGTTCGCGACCGTGCCCGGCGCCGAACCGGGCATACCTGCGGCCATCGGCCGCTGTGTGGTCGACGGGCGCTGGGCCGGTTTCGCGGCGGTGGAGGTCGATCCGTCCCTGCGCCGCCAGGGCCTGGCCACCACGGTCATGGCCGCCCTGGCCCGCCAGGCCCTGTCCGAGGGCGCCTCGGCGGCCTGGCTCCAGGTGGAGGCCGACAACGCGGGCGCCCGGGCCCTGTACGCGGGGATGGGCTTCGCGGCGCATCACGCGTACCACCACTATCGCGGGCCCGCGGCACCGCGCGGCGGGACCCCCATGACCCCCGCTGGTGCCGACGAACACATCGGCCAGGGCCCCGGCGGCGAAATCCGTGGAGAAGTCCGTGGCGGAGCCACACAGCGGTATCGATCGGCGTGA
- a CDS encoding transglutaminase-like domain-containing protein, translating to MRPLHPPGPERSAAWRRRFGDEARAERPDLSALCLLVGAQADGGLDEAGMDAAQIELDRLAGELPFGPGGPRSWAAALAEHLGGRCGFRGTPGDYQRLDSSLLHEVLRRRRGLPILLSVVWMEVARRAGAPVYGVALPGHFVVGFGPPEQQVLVDPFDGGRVLTGTDAELLVAGATGAPLDPSMLSPADPLDVVLRILNNVRAWAAARPEQSDVALWAVDFSLLLPSHPARLRYDRAQLLVERGDFLAGATELDAYAEVVAAVDSSAADRVRRQAQAARAMLN from the coding sequence ATGCGTCCTCTTCATCCTCCCGGGCCCGAGCGGAGCGCCGCGTGGCGGCGGCGGTTCGGCGACGAGGCGCGGGCCGAGCGGCCCGACCTGTCGGCGTTGTGTCTGCTGGTGGGCGCCCAGGCGGACGGGGGGCTGGACGAGGCCGGGATGGACGCGGCGCAGATCGAGCTGGACCGGCTGGCCGGGGAGCTGCCGTTCGGGCCCGGCGGGCCGCGGTCCTGGGCCGCGGCGCTCGCCGAGCATCTGGGCGGCCGTTGTGGGTTCCGGGGTACGCCCGGTGACTATCAGCGGCTGGACTCCTCGCTGTTGCACGAGGTGCTGCGGCGGCGGCGCGGGCTGCCGATCCTGTTGTCGGTGGTGTGGATGGAGGTCGCGAGGCGGGCGGGGGCGCCGGTGTACGGGGTTGCTCTGCCGGGGCATTTCGTGGTCGGGTTCGGGCCGCCGGAGCAGCAGGTTCTCGTTGATCCGTTCGACGGTGGCCGGGTGCTGACCGGGACCGATGCGGAGCTGCTGGTGGCCGGGGCGACGGGGGCGCCGCTGGATCCGTCGATGCTGTCGCCCGCGGATCCGTTGGACGTCGTCCTGCGCATCCTCAACAATGTCCGGGCCTGGGCGGCGGCTCGGCCCGAGCAGTCCGATGTGGCCCTCTGGGCCGTCGACTTCTCCCTGTTGCTGCCCTCGCATCCCGCTCGGCTTCGGTACGACCGGGCCCAACTGCTCGTTGAGCGGGGGGACTTCCTTGCGGGGGCGACGGAACTCGATGCGTACGCGGAGGTTGTGGCGGCCGTTGACTCGTCGGCGGCCGACAGGGTTCGGCGGCAGGCGCAGGCGGCTCGGGCGATGCTCAACTGA
- a CDS encoding response regulator transcription factor: MSRTIKVLLAEDQSMVREALAALLGLEPDIDVVAQVARGDEVLAAVRGHDVDVALLDIEMPGATGIEAAAELHREFPELKLVILTTFGRPGYLRSAMEAGADAFLVKDAPAAQLAEAIRKVLTGERVIDPALAAAALAEGANPLTDREREVLRAAADGSTNAELATTLHLSQGTVRNYLSTAIQKLAARNRAEAVRIAREKGWL, translated from the coding sequence ATGAGCCGAACGATCAAGGTCCTGCTCGCCGAGGACCAGTCGATGGTCCGCGAGGCCCTGGCCGCCCTCCTCGGCCTCGAACCGGACATCGACGTGGTGGCACAGGTCGCGCGCGGCGACGAGGTGCTGGCCGCCGTACGCGGGCACGACGTGGACGTGGCGCTCCTGGACATCGAGATGCCGGGCGCCACCGGCATCGAGGCGGCGGCCGAGCTCCACCGGGAGTTCCCCGAGCTCAAGCTGGTCATCCTCACGACCTTCGGCCGCCCCGGCTATCTCCGCAGCGCCATGGAGGCGGGCGCCGACGCCTTCCTCGTGAAGGACGCGCCCGCCGCCCAACTCGCCGAAGCGATACGCAAGGTCCTCACCGGCGAACGCGTCATCGACCCCGCGCTCGCGGCGGCGGCCCTGGCCGAGGGCGCCAACCCCCTGACGGACCGCGAACGCGAGGTACTCCGCGCGGCGGCCGACGGCTCCACCAACGCGGAACTGGCGACAACCCTGCACCTCTCCCAGGGCACGGTCCGCAACTACCTCTCCACCGCGATCCAAAAACTGGCGGCACGGAACAGGGCGGAGGCGGTCAGGATCGCGAGGGAAAAGGGCTGGCTGTAG
- a CDS encoding sensor histidine kinase yields the protein MSGVEIGIGQRPTNRKQRAVKLLWTSIWLAYLSAPVSDLLHGGHSDGVRVLGVIGLVAFVVWYFALIFRAGRGETNGVVLGSLAVLAAQSSILSLTLGREWLVLFVYVSVASGAALPPRLARLTVPGVSALMTVIAFSVPEGDEYLASLLLPALLGGFAMVGVRTLIRTTIELREARATVAQLAANEERLRLARDLHDLLGHSLSLITLKSELAGRMLPDHPDKAAQQVADMENVSRQAMVDVREAVTGYRRPRLPGELAGARVALTAAGITAELPAEPDLTGVTSDTESVLAWALREAVTNVVRHSGARACVVELVRRQTLDGPVLELSVEDDGGGPDSGPGNRVGSGPGNGLTGLRERLEKVGGELEAGSARHGFRLLARVPAATPAVGSGA from the coding sequence GTGAGCGGCGTGGAGATCGGCATCGGGCAGCGCCCCACGAACCGGAAGCAGCGGGCGGTCAAGCTCCTGTGGACCAGCATCTGGCTCGCCTACCTGAGCGCGCCCGTGAGCGACCTGCTGCACGGCGGGCACAGTGACGGAGTCCGCGTCCTCGGCGTCATCGGCCTGGTGGCCTTCGTCGTCTGGTACTTCGCCCTGATCTTCCGCGCCGGACGCGGTGAGACGAACGGTGTGGTGCTCGGCTCACTGGCTGTACTCGCGGCCCAGTCCTCGATCCTCTCGCTCACCCTCGGCCGCGAGTGGCTCGTCCTGTTCGTGTACGTGTCGGTCGCGTCCGGCGCGGCACTGCCACCGCGGTTGGCACGGCTGACCGTCCCGGGCGTGTCCGCGCTGATGACGGTGATCGCCTTCTCCGTACCGGAGGGGGACGAGTACCTGGCCTCGCTGCTCCTTCCGGCGCTCCTCGGAGGATTCGCGATGGTGGGCGTCCGCACCCTGATCCGTACGACGATCGAGCTGCGCGAGGCCCGTGCCACCGTCGCCCAGCTCGCCGCCAACGAGGAACGGCTGCGGCTGGCCCGCGACCTGCACGACCTGCTCGGCCACTCGCTCTCGCTGATCACGCTGAAAAGCGAGCTCGCGGGCCGGATGCTGCCCGACCACCCCGACAAGGCGGCCCAGCAGGTCGCCGACATGGAGAACGTCAGCCGCCAGGCCATGGTCGACGTACGGGAGGCGGTCACCGGCTACCGGCGGCCCCGGCTGCCCGGTGAACTCGCGGGCGCGCGGGTCGCCCTGACCGCGGCGGGCATCACGGCCGAACTGCCGGCCGAACCCGACCTCACCGGCGTCACCTCGGACACCGAGTCCGTGCTGGCGTGGGCACTGCGCGAGGCCGTCACCAACGTCGTACGCCACAGTGGGGCCCGGGCTTGCGTGGTCGAGCTGGTACGGCGGCAGACACTCGACGGACCGGTGCTGGAGCTGAGCGTGGAGGACGACGGAGGCGGGCCCGACAGCGGTCCGGGCAACCGGGTTGGCAGCGGTCCGGGCAACGGGCTGACCGGACTGCGGGAGCGGCTGGAGAAGGTGGGCGGGGAGCTGGAGGCGGGAAGCGCACGGCACGGGTTTCGGCTACTGGCCCGCGTTCCCGCGGCCACCCCAGCCGTAGGATCCGGGGCATGA
- a CDS encoding ABC transporter permease, whose translation MNSLIKLEITRALRNRKFLFFSVIYPSGLFLLIAGSADGTTTVDGTGLTLPTFFMVSMASFGALTAVLMGNSERIAKERESGWVRQLRLTSLPGRGYVLAKTASAAVISLPSIVIVFVVAAAVKDVRLDAWQWLALTGAIWAGSLVFAALGVAIGYLASGDAVRPITMIVYFGLSMLGGLWMPTTTFPGWLQDIAKWLPTHAYAALGQAIEQSQAPHAKDLAILAVSFVLFAGGAAWLYRKDTLKA comes from the coding sequence ATGAACAGCCTGATCAAGCTGGAGATCACCCGCGCCCTGCGCAACCGCAAGTTCCTGTTCTTCTCGGTGATCTACCCCTCGGGCCTGTTCCTGCTGATCGCGGGCAGCGCCGACGGCACCACCACGGTCGACGGCACCGGGCTCACGCTGCCGACCTTCTTCATGGTCTCCATGGCGTCCTTCGGCGCCCTGACCGCCGTCCTCATGGGCAACAGTGAGCGCATCGCCAAGGAGCGCGAGAGCGGCTGGGTACGGCAGCTGCGGCTCACGAGCCTGCCGGGACGCGGCTATGTCCTCGCGAAGACCGCGAGCGCCGCCGTCATCAGCCTGCCGTCGATCGTCATCGTCTTCGTGGTCGCGGCGGCCGTGAAGGACGTACGCCTGGACGCCTGGCAGTGGCTCGCGCTCACCGGCGCGATCTGGGCCGGCAGCCTCGTCTTCGCCGCGCTCGGGGTCGCCATCGGCTACCTCGCGAGTGGTGACGCGGTCCGCCCGATCACGATGATCGTGTACTTCGGCCTGTCCATGCTGGGCGGCCTGTGGATGCCCACGACGACCTTCCCTGGCTGGCTGCAGGACATCGCGAAGTGGCTGCCCACGCACGCGTACGCTGCCCTCGGGCAGGCCATCGAACAGAGCCAGGCCCCGCACGCGAAGGACCTCGCCATCCTCGCCGTCTCCTTCGTCCTGTTCGCGGGCGGCGCGGCCTGGCTGTACAGGAAGGACACGCTGAAGGCGTGA
- a CDS encoding ABC transporter ATP-binding protein, giving the protein MTATATATATAAANGSVVGFDQVTKTYGSVRAVDGLTLALHPGETVALLGPNGAGKSTTLDLLLGLKHADSGSVRVFGGSPRDAIVGGRVGAMLQSGGLMDEVTVRELVRLARDLHPKPFPVPDVLARAGLTQIADRKVNKLSGGQQQRVRFALATAGDSDLIVLDEPTTGMDVSARQAFWATMREQADQGRTVLFATHYLEEADAIADRVLVLHRGRLLADGSAAEIKAKAGARRIAFDLEGPIDEPALRALPFLTRLDVSGHTVRVQSSDADATVHALYGLGVYPRNLEVAGLGLEQAFVAITAAEEARTS; this is encoded by the coding sequence ATGACAGCAACTGCGACAGCGACAGCGACCGCGGCGGCCAACGGCTCGGTGGTCGGGTTCGATCAGGTGACCAAGACCTACGGAAGCGTACGGGCCGTGGACGGGCTCACGCTCGCCCTGCACCCGGGCGAGACCGTGGCCCTGCTGGGGCCGAACGGCGCGGGCAAGTCGACCACGCTCGACCTGCTGCTCGGCCTGAAGCACGCGGACAGCGGCTCGGTGCGGGTGTTCGGCGGCAGCCCCCGGGACGCCATCGTCGGCGGGCGCGTCGGCGCGATGCTGCAGAGCGGCGGGCTGATGGACGAGGTCACGGTCCGCGAACTGGTGCGGCTCGCCCGCGACCTGCACCCGAAGCCGTTCCCCGTGCCGGACGTGCTCGCCCGCGCGGGCCTCACACAGATCGCGGACCGCAAGGTCAACAAGCTCTCGGGCGGCCAGCAGCAGCGTGTCCGCTTCGCGCTCGCCACGGCCGGGGACAGCGACCTCATCGTGCTCGACGAGCCGACGACCGGCATGGACGTCTCCGCCCGTCAGGCCTTCTGGGCCACCATGCGCGAGCAGGCCGACCAGGGGCGGACGGTCCTCTTCGCCACGCACTACCTGGAGGAGGCCGACGCCATCGCCGACCGCGTGCTCGTCCTGCACCGGGGGCGGCTGCTGGCGGACGGCAGCGCCGCCGAGATCAAGGCGAAGGCCGGCGCCCGGCGGATCGCGTTCGACCTGGAGGGGCCGATCGACGAGCCCGCGCTGCGCGCCCTGCCCTTCCTCACCCGGCTCGACGTCTCGGGCCACACGGTCCGCGTCCAGTCCTCCGACGCCGACGCGACCGTCCACGCCCTGTACGGGCTCGGCGTCTACCCGCGCAACCTCGAAGTGGCCGGGCTCGGTCTGGAGCAGGCCTTCGTCGCCATCACCGCCGCCGAGGAGGCGCGCACCTCATGA